GAAGAAGCACAAGTGTTTGATGCACATGTGATGGTTCTTTCGGATCCAGAAATGTTAGATACAATCAAATCAAATATTACTGATAACAAAGTAAATGCTGAACAAGCATTAGCAGATGTATCAGGACTGTTTATTGCTATGTTCGAAGGTATGGTTGATAACCCATATATGCAAGAACGCGCAGCTGATATTCGCGACGTAACTGAACGTGTTATGGGGCATTTGTTAGGGGTTAAAATTCCTAGCCCAGCAACAATTAAAGAAGAAGTTGTTATTGTTGCAAAAGACTTAACACCAAGTGATACAGCACAATTAAACCGTCGATATGTCAAAGGTTTTGTAACCGATATTGGTGGACGTACATCTCACTCAGCTATCATGGCTCGTTCGTTGGAAATACCAGCTGTCGTTGGAACAAAAACGATTACAGAGTTAGCTGCTGATGGCGTAATGGTAATCATCGATGGATTAGAGGGGAATATTATTGTTAATCCAGATGAAGCAACATTAGCAGAATACAAAGAAAAACAAACAGCGTTTGAAACGCAAAAAGAAGAATGGGCTAAACTAAAAGATGCTGAAACTGTCACAAAAGATGGCAAGCATGTTGAGCTAGCTGCAAACATCGGTACACCTAAAGATTTACAAGGTGTGAATGATAACGGTGCAGAAGCAATTGGTTTATACCGTACTGAATTCCTATACATGGATTCAGAGCAATTTCCAACTGAACAAGAACAATTCGAAGCTTACAAAGCAGTTCTCGAAGGTATGAATGGCAAAGCTGTTGTTGTTCGTACAATGGATATCGGTGGTGACAAGGAATTACCATATCTTCAATTACCTGAAGAGATGAACCCATTCCTAGGTTACCGTGCAATCCGTATCTGTTTAGCAGAACCTGATATGTTCCGTACACAATTACGTGCGTTATTACGTGCTTCTGTATATGGTAAACTTCGTATTATGTTCCCAATGATTGCAACTTTAAATGAATTTAGAGAAGCAAAACAAATGTTGGAAGAAGAAAAAGCTAAATTAGTTGCTGAAGGTCAATCAGTATCTGATGAAATCGAAGTAGGGATTATGATTGAAATTCCAGCTGCTGCTGTATTGGCGCACCAATTCGCTAAGGAAGTTGACTTCTTCAGTGTTGGTACTAACGATTTAATTCAATACACAATGGCTGCAGACCGTATGAACGAACGCGTATCATACTTATATCAACCATATAACCCAGCTATCTTAACACTGTTGAAACACGTTATCG
This genomic interval from Jeotgalibaca arthritidis contains the following:
- the ptsP gene encoding phosphoenolpyruvate--protein phosphotransferase, encoding MENRLMGIAASDGIAIGKAYLLTEPDLTFAKKTIDNPEGEITRLLDSFENAKSEVQAIRDHVAIAVGEEEAQVFDAHVMVLSDPEMLDTIKSNITDNKVNAEQALADVSGLFIAMFEGMVDNPYMQERAADIRDVTERVMGHLLGVKIPSPATIKEEVVIVAKDLTPSDTAQLNRRYVKGFVTDIGGRTSHSAIMARSLEIPAVVGTKTITELAADGVMVIIDGLEGNIIVNPDEATLAEYKEKQTAFETQKEEWAKLKDAETVTKDGKHVELAANIGTPKDLQGVNDNGAEAIGLYRTEFLYMDSEQFPTEQEQFEAYKAVLEGMNGKAVVVRTMDIGGDKELPYLQLPEEMNPFLGYRAIRICLAEPDMFRTQLRALLRASVYGKLRIMFPMIATLNEFREAKQMLEEEKAKLVAEGQSVSDEIEVGIMIEIPAAAVLAHQFAKEVDFFSVGTNDLIQYTMAADRMNERVSYLYQPYNPAILTLLKHVIDSAHAEGKWVGMCGEMAGDQTAVPLLLGLGLDEFSMSASSILKTRSLLAKLDSKEMEALAHKAINECSTVEEVIALVEELTESLS